The Halosimplex litoreum genome has a window encoding:
- a CDS encoding glycosyltransferase: MRILRAAQKVYPDVKGGGPYHVHAMSRDQAAMGHDVTVLTVDADEGGDEAETEDRPHVEEREGYTVVRYPATAEPLGNAVSAGVAQFLRRAGEYDVVHAHSHLYFSTNLAAIARRLSETPLAVTNHGLYSQTAPKWVFDGYLRTVGRWTFDSADVAFCYTDEDRDRLRELGVSVPVAVVSNGIDTDRFTPCGPEDERVTGDPAVLFVGRLVEGKRPSDALAAFERLRERAPDAGLTVCGDGPLRERLERSVRERGLDEAVEFLGHVAYEEMPAVYRAADALVLSSEAEGLPRTVLEAMATDVPVVTSALDQLTGVVDGGGETVPVGDITGFADALETVTAESGAYAPRAVVEGEYDWATTVERTTERCRAIAEDG, from the coding sequence ATGCGTATCCTCCGGGCCGCACAGAAGGTCTATCCCGACGTCAAGGGGGGTGGCCCCTACCACGTCCACGCGATGAGCCGCGACCAGGCCGCGATGGGGCACGACGTGACGGTGCTGACGGTCGACGCCGACGAGGGAGGAGACGAAGCCGAGACCGAAGATCGCCCACACGTCGAGGAGCGCGAGGGGTACACGGTCGTCCGCTATCCCGCGACGGCCGAACCGCTCGGCAACGCTGTCTCTGCCGGCGTCGCGCAGTTCCTCCGCCGTGCCGGCGAGTACGACGTGGTCCACGCTCACTCGCACCTCTACTTCTCGACCAATCTGGCGGCGATCGCCCGTCGGCTGTCGGAGACGCCGCTGGCGGTCACGAACCACGGCCTGTACTCCCAGACCGCGCCGAAGTGGGTCTTCGACGGCTATCTCCGGACCGTCGGTCGGTGGACGTTCGACAGCGCGGACGTGGCCTTTTGTTACACCGACGAGGACCGGGATCGGCTCCGTGAACTCGGAGTTTCGGTACCGGTCGCCGTCGTCTCCAACGGGATCGATACGGATCGATTCACTCCGTGCGGACCGGAAGACGAACGCGTCACCGGCGATCCAGCGGTCCTCTTCGTCGGTCGACTGGTCGAGGGCAAGCGCCCGTCGGACGCGCTCGCGGCGTTCGAACGGCTCCGAGAGCGAGCGCCGGACGCCGGGCTCACGGTCTGTGGCGACGGGCCGCTTCGAGAGAGACTGGAGCGGTCGGTCCGCGAGCGGGGTCTGGACGAGGCGGTGGAGTTCCTCGGTCACGTCGCCTACGAGGAGATGCCGGCGGTCTACCGGGCGGCGGACGCGCTCGTGCTGTCCAGCGAGGCCGAGGGGCTACCGCGGACGGTGTTGGAAGCGATGGCGACCGACGTGCCCGTCGTCACCAGCGCGCTCGACCAGCTCACCGGCGTCGTCGACGGCGGCGGTGAGACGGTCCCAGTCGGCGACATTACCGGGTTCGCGGACGCGTTGGAGACGGTGACCGCGGAATCCGGTGCGTACGCGCCACGTGCGGTCGTCGAAGGCGAATACGACTGGGCGACGACCGTCGAGCGAACGACCGAACGGTGCCGAGCGATCGCGGAGGACGGATGA
- a CDS encoding sugar transferase: protein MNSRWQYRVASVGATLVLTLGALAVANHPLVQDLFALVPYFGRPAPAVLAGPKRTVAVLTTVGVVAGAMWPVFKPRPRRILDTILLTQKRVLLAMVGLAALGYYNYTYRLPRSTLMIVTGLLFVGLPVAMVAIRRRPSGSERAVVVGDDPETMADVLATTDLDVVGYVSPLAGRGGRSSDAGAGHTDGGVVVGAEPLADLECLGGLARLEEVLVAYDIDTAVLAFGDADRVSFFGTLDSCYEHGVVAKAHRDHADNVLTERAPDETLVDIDLEPWDTQDYIVKRVFDVAFAATGLLALSPVIAGIAVAIRLDSRGPILYSQERTAEFGGTFRIYKFRSMFPDSEDVTPVDDDDNDAITRVGRFLRTTHLDEIPQLWTILVGRMSVVGPRAVWTDEERYLEETTDRWRKRWFVKPGLTGFAQISGASSTDPETKLRYDLEYIRRQSFWLDVRIVIRQCWMVLTDLVSVLRD, encoded by the coding sequence ATGAACTCGCGGTGGCAGTATCGCGTCGCGAGCGTCGGGGCGACGCTGGTCCTGACGCTCGGTGCGCTCGCCGTCGCGAACCACCCGTTGGTCCAGGACCTGTTCGCGCTGGTCCCCTACTTCGGGCGGCCGGCGCCGGCGGTCCTCGCCGGCCCGAAACGCACCGTCGCGGTCCTGACGACCGTCGGTGTCGTGGCCGGTGCGATGTGGCCCGTGTTCAAACCCCGTCCGCGGCGGATCCTCGACACGATCCTCCTGACCCAGAAGCGGGTCCTGCTGGCGATGGTCGGCCTCGCCGCGCTGGGCTACTACAACTACACCTACAGGCTCCCGCGGTCGACGCTGATGATCGTGACGGGCCTGCTGTTCGTCGGCCTCCCGGTGGCGATGGTGGCGATCCGACGGCGGCCGTCGGGCAGCGAGCGGGCCGTCGTCGTCGGTGACGACCCCGAGACGATGGCGGACGTGCTGGCGACGACGGACCTCGACGTAGTCGGCTACGTCTCGCCGCTGGCCGGTCGAGGCGGCCGTTCGAGTGACGCCGGGGCCGGCCACACCGACGGCGGCGTCGTCGTCGGAGCGGAACCGCTCGCGGACCTGGAGTGTCTGGGCGGACTCGCGCGACTCGAAGAGGTGCTGGTCGCCTACGATATCGATACGGCGGTGCTGGCGTTCGGTGACGCCGACCGCGTGTCGTTTTTCGGCACGCTCGACAGTTGCTACGAGCACGGCGTCGTCGCGAAGGCTCACCGCGACCACGCCGACAACGTGCTCACCGAACGCGCCCCGGACGAGACGCTCGTCGACATCGACCTGGAACCCTGGGACACCCAGGACTACATCGTCAAGCGGGTCTTCGACGTGGCCTTCGCCGCCACGGGCCTCCTCGCGCTCTCGCCGGTCATCGCCGGCATCGCGGTGGCGATCAGACTCGACAGTCGGGGCCCGATTCTCTACAGCCAGGAGCGGACCGCGGAGTTCGGCGGTACCTTCCGGATCTACAAGTTCCGGAGCATGTTCCCCGATAGCGAGGACGTCACGCCGGTCGACGACGACGACAACGACGCGATCACTCGCGTCGGTCGGTTCCTGCGGACGACCCATCTCGACGAGATCCCACAGCTGTGGACGATTCTCGTCGGGCGGATGAGCGTCGTCGGTCCGCGGGCGGTCTGGACCGACGAGGAGAGGTACCTGGAGGAGACCACCGACCGCTGGCGCAAGCGCTGGTTCGTCAAACCCGGACTCACCGGGTTCGCCCAGATCAGCGGCGCCTCCAGCACCGACCCGGAGACGAAGCTCCGCTACGACTTGGAGTACATCCGCCGCCAGTCGTTCTGGCTGGACGTCCGCATCGTCATCCGACAGTGCTGGATGGTCCTGACCGACCTCGTCTCCGTCCTCCGCGACTGA
- a CDS encoding CheF family chemotaxis protein translates to MSGDEAKLLDTSGDYAFVVRDGETVAEPRWRSSRVVLTSERLVFVDADGNQSFPHDAVELVDDSESVVPEGFPADGATALRAGNHALLVDAPDVEAFDREYCRAALDAEVILVKHPAVVGGVVQDTEWSKARFRFADDTVRLALPGGGSTSFPVADVGTVETASQGVMGAQRRVVQLEHTDEEGRSVETHFSGTDAHCRALTHLFEAVVSDRGSEEYELTETENQVLMALYSGVSPFEMSDFVGISVEEVEEIYGKLLEMDAVDEVRVRTEVSLNAHGRNLASEAMSEQ, encoded by the coding sequence ATGAGCGGGGACGAAGCGAAACTTCTGGACACGTCGGGCGATTACGCGTTCGTCGTCAGGGACGGCGAGACCGTCGCGGAGCCGCGCTGGCGCTCCTCGCGGGTCGTCCTCACCAGCGAGCGGCTGGTGTTCGTCGACGCCGACGGCAACCAGTCGTTCCCCCACGACGCCGTCGAACTCGTCGACGACTCCGAGAGCGTCGTCCCCGAGGGATTCCCCGCCGACGGCGCAACCGCACTCCGGGCCGGCAACCACGCGCTCCTCGTCGACGCCCCCGACGTCGAGGCCTTCGACCGAGAGTACTGTCGGGCGGCGCTGGACGCCGAGGTCATCCTCGTCAAACATCCGGCGGTCGTCGGCGGCGTCGTCCAGGACACCGAGTGGTCGAAGGCCCGCTTTCGCTTCGCCGACGACACCGTCAGGCTCGCCCTGCCCGGCGGGGGCAGCACCTCGTTCCCGGTGGCGGACGTGGGCACCGTCGAGACGGCCAGCCAGGGCGTCATGGGCGCCCAGCGCCGGGTCGTCCAGCTCGAACACACCGACGAGGAGGGCCGCAGCGTCGAGACGCACTTCTCGGGCACCGACGCCCACTGCCGCGCGCTGACCCACCTGTTCGAGGCCGTCGTCTCCGACCGTGGAAGCGAGGAGTACGAACTCACCGAGACCGAGAACCAGGTGTTGATGGCCCTGTACTCGGGCGTTTCACCCTTCGAGATGAGCGACTTCGTCGGCATCAGTGTCGAGGAGGTCGAGGAGATCTACGGGAAGCTGCTGGAGATGGACGCCGTCGACGAAGTCCGCGTGCGCACCGAGGTGTCGCTCAACGCCCACGGGCGGAACCTCGCGAGCGAAGCGATGAGCGAGCAGTGA
- a CDS encoding NAD-dependent epimerase/dehydratase family protein → MTDQRTVAVTGAAGFIGSRVVSELQQAHPDWEITALDNFYLGDVREIGDVSVEHVDVRDRDRLEEALDGADIVMHLAAVSGVDDCEENRDLAYEVNVQGTNNVAWFCRKTGAALVFPYSMAVLGDPVDFPITADHPRDPMNWYGRTKLLSERAIETFAEGEFPAHLFLKSNLYGEHQIDGQTVSKGTVINFFVGRAKDGENLTVYEPGDQARNYVHVVDVAHAYVRSAERLVDQLDAGETGVEKYEIASDEDPGITTVAEIVRDIAAEEIDFEPDIELLENPRDETLVSEFEVDTTRAREELGWSVENSVEDSIHELFRA, encoded by the coding sequence ATGACAGACCAACGTACCGTCGCCGTCACTGGCGCGGCGGGATTCATCGGCAGTCGCGTCGTTTCCGAACTCCAGCAGGCCCACCCCGACTGGGAGATCACCGCACTCGACAACTTCTACCTCGGTGACGTACGGGAGATAGGGGACGTGAGCGTCGAGCACGTCGACGTGCGCGACCGCGACCGGCTGGAAGAGGCGCTGGACGGAGCGGATATCGTGATGCACCTCGCGGCGGTCTCGGGCGTCGACGACTGCGAGGAGAACCGGGACCTGGCCTACGAGGTCAACGTTCAGGGGACGAACAACGTCGCGTGGTTCTGTCGGAAGACCGGCGCGGCGCTCGTCTTCCCCTACTCGATGGCGGTGCTGGGCGACCCCGTCGACTTCCCGATCACCGCCGACCACCCGCGCGACCCGATGAACTGGTACGGCCGGACGAAGCTGCTCAGCGAGCGCGCCATCGAGACCTTCGCCGAGGGCGAGTTCCCCGCGCACCTGTTCCTCAAGTCGAATCTGTACGGTGAACACCAGATCGACGGCCAGACCGTCTCCAAGGGCACGGTCATCAACTTCTTCGTCGGCCGCGCGAAGGACGGTGAGAACCTGACCGTCTACGAGCCCGGCGACCAGGCGCGCAACTACGTCCACGTCGTGGACGTGGCCCACGCGTACGTCCGCAGCGCCGAGCGGCTGGTCGACCAGCTCGACGCCGGCGAGACGGGCGTCGAGAAGTACGAGATCGCCAGCGACGAGGACCCCGGTATCACGACCGTCGCCGAGATCGTCCGGGATATCGCCGCCGAGGAGATCGACTTCGAACCGGATATCGAACTGCTGGAGAACCCGCGCGACGAGACGCTCGTCAGCGAGTTCGAGGTGGATACGACTCGCGCTCGCGAGGAGTTAGGATGGTCGGTCGAGAATTCGGTCGAAGACAGTATTCACGAGCTGTTTCGCGCGTAG